A stretch of DNA from Agelaius phoeniceus isolate bAgePho1 chromosome 4, bAgePho1.hap1, whole genome shotgun sequence:
AGCAACTGTGCATTCTAAAACTGGTGGAGCAGTTCCCAGTGccctgtgacacctggggaACAGAGGAACAGCACGTGTGGCTGGGCCAAGTGATTGCTGACCAAAGGTTTTCCTCACTTAACCATCTGTGTTTTCCTCTCCAGCAGGAGAGGTAGGTAAGGATGGTCCCATCTCCTCTGCAGCACATGGAGCAGCTGTGTCCCAAGAAAACCTAGAAACATAattcctgctgcctgccttgcctcCCTGAAGGGTCCATGCATGAAAAACGCCTCTCCTGTCCTTTTGTTTTATCCTTTGGGAAGTCCAATTCCAAGCAAGAAGGGAAAGCAACCTCCCATCTCCCAGGAGAAATGTGCTTGTGGAGCATGTGGGATGCCTATGCTGCACAAACATCATAAAACTGTTAATAACAAATAATCTTTGTGCAGTGAAGCATGAAAATGAGAAACCTGCATTTCGTGCCCCAGTAAACTTGTTTTCAGTCTGGGTGTTCCATCCCATTACTTGGAAAATAGgttggggaaaggaaaaaaaaaataaaaggaaggcACAAGCAGTGATTGAGCAGCAGGATGAAATGCCATCTCTAGGAGAGAAGGGGAGGCAGGAGGAATTGAAACAGCTGCATTGTTCTCTTTGGAAAAAACACGGAAAAAGTTATTCAAAATCAAAGTAAACAAGTGTGTTTTAAATAATCCTACAAGGATGTGCCTGAAGGCAGATTGAGTCCCTTTAAAACAACATTTATGTGTTCTTAGGGGCAAAAATGGCCAGTAGTAGGATCAGCCAGAGTAGGAACCTtcctctgcttccagctgtCACTCCCTGACCCAGAGCTGCATGAAGAAACCTTTGGACACAGCAGTGTTAACTCCCACTGTGACCACAGAGAGGGCTGGCATTTACTGCAAGTTTGTGAGGAACAGAGCTCCTTTGTGAACAATGCTTTTAGTCCCTCTTGATGGCTTTTACTGTAATGGGAGTTAGCTGTTTGGGCACTCAGAGCTTAGGGCAAACatctatttattatttaaatgtaAATACAGCACGACCAACTTCAGTTCTCATTAACTTCAAAACAATCAGGGGCTAAGTGGAGACTTACATAAGCCCTAAGACATTGAGTTTTGTGCTTATGctcttctatttttaaaaacatttctctcTCCCTTGTTGCTGAGCACAACATCCTGCCTGGATGAAGGGAAGCAGCCCAAAGGCCAGCTCCCAGTTGAGCATGATTAAGGAAATATCCTGGGTTTAGTCCCTTGCTTTTGGGGAGGCAGCATCCTTGGTGGATAAAACCACCCAGAGTGGGACATAGAGGTACTGTTTCCTTTAGGATCCTTCAGTTAATGCTATCATACACTGCGAGTTTCAACAGCAGACCAAACACACTCTGAAGTTACAAAAGTGGGAATTTGCTGCCCAAACATGCTCACAATGACACAAAGAGGACTTGATAGTAAATTAATGTCTgtggtgaaaaaaaaagcttgtagCAACTCCTCCTCAatctgctgggcacagcacatctGGAACAGTGTTTGTGCAGGTCTGAGCTCTAGAcaactgctgctggcagggggaTGGCCAGAGCTGGCcgtgcagggacacagaggacagggacacacacccaCCTGGCTCCTGCGCTGAGCACATAGCAGGGATCCCTCACCATGGGGCTGAACTCACTGctctctctcctcagcagctcctggggcaccaacacagcatcagcaggaagcaaaacaaaataccaaaacatggaTGAGAATGCCTTCCAAAGTCTGAGAGCAAGTCATTCTCCATGGCTATTCACTCCTGCCTAGCTCCAAACAAATTCCTGTAGTGACAGTGCAATGTGATTTGTATGCAACCTGAAAGGAACATTAAGCACTGTACACAAGGCCCTGAAAAATGAACAGTGAGTGAGGCAGAGAGGTCTGCTGCTAAAATGGAAATAACATTTCCcacaaaaatatctgaaaaggcCAAAAGAAAtctaataaataattaaaaaaaccctcattcTGTTGGTTTGGCTTTGTACCCCATGTTTATAGCCGTGGGTTTGCATTGGAGATGGATAAAAACAAACCTAATAAAGAAAGCACTTCAACATATACTTCCCTTTCAAACAGACCCTATGGATTGGTGTATATACTGGAATATATACACTGGAAGTCAAGTTAGGATTTAAGACCAGGATTTTCACAAGTGCCTTGCTGCCTATGGGACTAATCCTTGTTCCACAGGTGGTTACAGCTAAATCCCTCTGGGAAACAGCCCTAAGGGCTCTTCCTTCTTCATTGCCTGATTTAAGACCCTGTATTCAGGTCTGCAATGTTCTTCACCCTCTTCCTCAACTAGGCTTCCAACAGGCAGAACCTCTGGTTTGGCTGCTGAGTGTAtgaacaattaaaaattaaccAGGAGGGGAAAATGAAGATCTCAAGAACTGCCCTGTACCTTCTGCCTGATAAGAGTTAGACAAGGCAAAATGAATTGGGGCTGCTTGTCATCCAACCTGTCACTGCAAAGTACACTTTGgtgatttttctctctctggatgtctggttttcctgctgctctgatcATCAAGCGTGACAAAATGGCACAGATGGGTCTGGTGCCTGGCTGGGGTGGAAAAAATACTGATGGTGGGATGAGACAGGGGTGGTTCTGGAAGTGCATTCCGGTCACTTGATATTCACAAGATGCTTTTTTAATTCACTCTATTTAAAGATGTGGCGTGGGAGCTGAGGGCTGCTGAGGGAGGATGTGTAGAATGAAGCACACAATGAGTTTGGGAGGGCAGCTTCATCCCCCCACCCCAGTTTGGGCCATTTGTGAGATGCTGCCCAGAGCCTCCTCTCTTGTCACTTGACTCAGGACCATTTTGTTGCTCCTGGATAATCTGCTCTGGGCCAAGAGTCAGTGCAGGAGTAGAAAGAGATGTCCTGGATCTCAGCTGCCCTCTAAGCATGTGAGCCTCTCCAAACACTCAGCTTATTTGGGGCTAGGAGCCTGTCCACACATTTTGGTTGTTTGCTGCCTCTCTCCGTGATGAATAGAGCCTGGCATGGAAATAGGGATGGGGcagcaaacccagcactgctgcaaatCCATGTGGCTCGACCAGTTTGCAGTTTCCTAAATAGGTCTGAACAGATTTCAGCCAGCTGAAGAGCTGGCCTGGGCAGTTGTTCTTTAAGAATTTAGCCTGGCTCTACTGTTTACCATCCTCAGAGTCAGTCGAATTCCCCATTTGTGACATCAGTGTGATGTTCCCAACCACTAAGCAGGGGACATGGAAGGGCCAGGGTCTCTGTTCAGTCTTCTCTGTGATGCttccctccagggctggaggatAAACATAATGGTTATTTGGCAGTGCCTCTGCCCAGCACTTCCCAGCACTGTCAGGCACAGTGGGAGCCAAGGCAATTCCAAGCAGCCTCTAATCCTCTCTACTttgcagaaggaaaatgggCTGAGGCAAATCACCATCTCAGTGGGACACTCCACTAGAAAAGTGCTCAGTGCatctctggtgctgctggcaggtaAAGACAGGACAGCTCAGATAGGATGTCCAGAGCAGCAAGAACCTACCAGCACATGCACTGGAATGCCAGCATCCCTGACACCCCTGACtctccagcagggagagagcTGAACCCCACCAGTGATCTTTTAATTAAGGTGCACTAAACTGCCTCAGTACATGCTGAATATGTCTCTAATCAATGGAGTCCTGGCCATGACTGGACATCAGCCTGTTCTCTGACATTCCTCCCCGTTCCCTGGTTCTGAGATCCCCTCTTGTGGGTGCACATGACCCCATTCCCACATACCTGCTGTTTCTTATCCGCCGTGGGAGACGACCTGGAGCGCACGTGCACAGGGACCGGCTGATTGTCGTACCTATCGAGCAAGTCTTCCACAGACACTGATTTCCCGGATTTCCTGGTGGTGGAGGGGGTTTCAAAGACCTGCTCCTGCTTCCTGTAGCGGGGCTGGCCCTGCATGCCCAGCAGGTCTGTCTGCGTGCCTTTGGTGAGATCCGATCTGGGTCTGTGATCCCGGCACCTCTCTGCTTTGGGCTGGCCGGTGACCAGGCTGTCCTGGCGCCCTGGCACCTTCTCATCTCCGCTCGTGTCCAAGCAGTCAATCAGCCCAGGAGGAAGGGTAGAAGACATCCGTCCCGTCCTGGATATCCGCTCCATGGACTCCCTGCGGCGGTACAGTTTCTGGTCCTGGAGGGAATTCATGCTGGAGGCGGAGGAAAGGCTCTGGCTGTCGGGGCCAGCCAGCTGCAGGTAGGAGCTGTGGGAGCGCTCCCGGAGCAGCCCCATGTCCTGCGAGGACGGCCGGCGCCCCATTTTGCGCTCGATGTAGTCGGCCAGGGCattctgctggagctgcttgAGCTCTGGCTTGGACAGGCTGGCTGTGGAGGAAGCTTTGCCGTCCCTCTCGAAGATCTTGCGCCGGTCGGCCACCGTGTTCTCTGGGAAGATAAAATGGATGCTTTTCTTCTGGAAGGAGAAAGGGGACGGCTCCCCGTCCGAGATGCCCACCTCGTTCATCTTCTCGGGCTCCGAGTAGGAGCGCTTCTTCTGCTCCGCCGTCAGCCGCTTCCGGCCCCCGATGCGCAGCACCTGCTGCGTCCTGGCGTATTCCAGGCTGGAGAAGCCTCCTTCCGTGGGCGTGATGCTGTGTCTCTCCTTGGGGGTGTGAGGGGATGCCGCCGTGCTCCTCATGCCCACGTGGGCCGAGGCAGGCCTCTGGGGCACCCTCTTGGGTGTGTTCCCGAACGGGGGGCTGATCCGCCGGAAGGAGGTGGCCCTCAACACCCTGGACTGAGCATCTTTGATGCTGTTCCTGTAGGCCCTATTAAATGACGTGTCCAGGTGCGACCCATGCGCATCTTGGATGTTATCCTTCCAGAGGATCTCCTTCTCAGGCTCGCCTCCCAGCTGGAATGTGCTCCTACTCCGAGGAAGCTGAGCCGCCCTTATTTGCACCTCGTTTTCAGGACACAGGCCGTAGTACTCGCTGGGTCTTGCCTGCTTCACTGAAGCCACCATCTGCAGCTCGACGGGGCGCCAGTCAGCCTCTTCCAGCTTCCCGTTCCTGATGGAcgggctggagcccctgcctgGCTCACTGGGCAGCTTGCTTCTCATGtcctctgggctgtgcacagagcaCCTCATGCCAGCAGGCTGGCTCGTCCTGCTCGGCCCATAGTGCTGGCCGAAGCTGGGAACGCCGGCGCTCTGGGGCCGGGGAGCGCTCTGCTCCCGCTGCTCAAACTTGTTGAccttctccagcacagagcagcggGGCTTGCCAGCCTCTGGTTTGCTGTAGGGaaagctctgggtgctgctAGAGCTGAGCCGGTTCCTCCCGATATCCGAGGGCTTTGGGAGCTGAGGAGAAGGGGGCTCTTTGCACTTTGGCTCAGCAGCATGGAACAGAGCCATGTTCgtgccctcctcctcctgcctcttgAAGGCCTGGGGGTCCACATCACTCCACTGTCTGTGCCCCTGCTCTCTGTgatccttctcctctctgctgctgctgttccggAAGGACAGTCTGGTGCTGGAATAACCCTCACCTGGTTGTGTCTCCCTTAGGTCAGAGCTGCTTTGcctcctggagctctctggGATGTTCTGCAAGGAAGAGAAGCCATACTGCTTGGCCTTGCTGTGACCCCATGGGTGGGCAGCACCAGTGTCTCTCTCGTTTACCTGTAAGTTACTATTTTTCTCCTCCTGGGATCCAGGTGTCCAGTCCTCTTTGGGCTGGTAATGGTTTTTCCTCTCACTAGCATCCCTTGACTGGGGTTGTGGACCCTGGAAAAGGGGCTTGGAGGTCTGTGTGGTACCGGTGGTCTCTCGGTGGCTGTGTGCTGCCTTGTAAAGGGGTAGCAGCTCCTCCTTTTGCGACACAGCCAGGCCGAGCTCTGGGCCCGCTGCGCTGGGAGGTTTCTGCTGGATGAGTTTGGCTTCATGCTTTCTCTCAGTGGCAGGGGGCTGGTAGAAGATGGTCGACCTGTTCGTAGTGCTTTGGTTTCCATTCTCATCCAAggccagggtgctgctggccaCGGCCTTGTCGTAGGAGGCCGGGAGGGCTGGGGAGTAGCCACTTTCTTTGGCCAGCGCTGGGTAAAGCGTGCCGGTGCTGCCGGCAGAAGGCCGGGGCACCTGGGCATAGTGTGGCTCCGGGGAGGGAACGGCGTAGATGCCggtgggcagcaggggctgccctggctgggccGCCTGGGAAAAGCTCTGCTTGGCCTTCATGGTGGGGCTGCTCTCAGGGCTCTTCTCCACCACCGTGTGCAGGTGCCCTTCTCCGAAGGGCGGCTTCAGCAGCGGCCCCTGCGACAGGGAGTTGATGAGCGGTGCCCAGGCCCCTTTGGGCTGGCCCCGGCCGGGCTTGCTGGGCTCAAGGCCAGTGCCCGAGCCGGGCCTCTCGTGGTGCCTGATGGCCGCGTAGCTGTCGCTGCGAGTGGGAGGCAGGGGTGGCTGGCTCTTGCTGTCCGAGGGGCCCTGCGCCGGCTGCGCCCAGGAGGAGGCGGCGTTGTGCCGGCTGAAGGCGTGGAGCCTGCCGTGGCCGCGGCTGTCGCCGCCGGGGAGCAGGGCCGAGGGCTTCAGCTCGTACTCCTGGGAGATGCGCTGCTGGGCGTCGTAGACCGTCCGGACGTAGCGGATGTCCGCCTGCCGCATGCTCTCCGGCAGCCCCCCGCGGCACTGCGCGCTGTCCGGGGAGCACGAGTGCTCCTTGCCCGACGGGGCCACGGGGTACTCGGGGATGCTGGAGTTGGTGGAGAAGGAGCTGTAGGCTGAGTCTCTCTTGCTGTGCAGGTGGGAGAGCTGGTCGATGCTGTTGGTGGATTTGGCCGGGGACAGGTGGCAAGGGTGGTAGGCAGGGGAGGAGTGGTCCAGGCTCTCCATGCTGCCCCGGGAGCTGTACTGATCGGGGCTCCTCCTCAGGTAGCCATGCTCGTACGCCGAAAGATCGCtggtggaggagctgggggacAGCGAGGGAAGAGTGAAAGCCAGCAGAGGAAAGGCACAACAACTTATAAGTGAGCTCAGAAGCAAGATGTTTAGTTTTGAGATGAAAACCCATATTTGGGCCTTGCTCCATCCCCTGTCTGGAGTCATCCCAGTTCACAAAGAGGAACTGTTTGACATTGCAACACATGGCTCTTATTTACCACAGAAGGGTGGGAGGGAAATACAGACAGAGAGATGGTGCATCTCTGGAGCCAGGGAGGATCAACCCCACCCAGCAAACCCATCCAAAGCCCTTGGAAAGCTGAATGAGCACCGACGCcgctgaggaggaggagaggagcacGAGGGGCATTCTGGGGGGGTTCtaatctctttctttttttcccatttcatttctttttatgGAGATGAAGGCTATGCCCTGGCAGGCTTCCTGGAAATTCAGCTGTCCCAAGGATACTTTGTTTGCTGCAAGAAAACTAAGCTGACAAGAAGAGAAGAGATGTATGTGCCTGTGCCGGGAGGAAAGTGGGGTGCAACCATAGAAACAGTCTGAGAATTCCCAGGAAGTCTGCACTGCCACCTCTTCTTGTAGCTTAGCAGGTGCAGGTATACCTTGGCACTTCCTCTGAGGTGTCCAAAGAGGACTCATGGCCATCAGAAAAGTGATCAAAAAAGAAGGATATTCAGAGATCTTTCTATCCATGGGAAGGGAGCTCTTTATGCCAGTCACAAGGGGATGTCACAAACTTCTGGCTAATCTCCCCTTCCAGATTTAAGCAAATACCCTGAGGACTGGAGAGGGTAGCCTGAGGATTTcacttttcttccctctcttcccAGCTTCCCTTCCTCAGGTATCACTTTCTCTAGTTCCCTGTGCAACGACATGTGCTGTCCTGGCAGAGccacagggaaggagcagggagggacaggCTGTGGCAGGGCAAGGCACAGAGCTGGAAGCTGGCTCCAGATCACATCCCAAACAAGTGACAGACCCAGGGGAGAAGGGTGCTAAGGATGAGGAAAGGCAGAAGGTAgcctgctcacagcagctctgcagggagatgCAGAGGAACACGGGCAGGAAGAGATACGGCAAATCTCAGGACAGAACTGGTTTGCTCATTTAAATGCACCACTCTGTTTTGGATTCAAATAACCATCTCCCTAGCAatacccagcacagccccagccagctgGCCACTAGATGTTCCCCATGCTCCTTCTCAAGCACCCGGGAGACAGAGCCATGCTGCCAAAGGCTCTGCCAGGAACTGCCTGGGAAGCAAAGCCCCTTGGTGGGAAAGGAGTATGCTCCAGCATGAGCTGTGCTGAGGCCACAGACCAACACACTTCATTTTCTGCAACCATCTCCTCGCTTTCTTTAatgctcttttttctctttcctctcctctgccaaGGATCAGTCTAGCCAGTAGAAGAAAGTGATGTTTCAATCCCAGAGTCTATAATGGAGGGTTTCAAACCCTTCTGCCTCTCTGGGTAAAATCTTTCAAGGGCAGAATTTAAACTTGTTCTTCCACAAGCTGCCCTGCACGTTCAGCTGTGATAGAGCTGACTCCTGCAGAAAGCCACTGCCAAACCAGGAAATCCGTCCCTGAACTCCTCACCCTGGGAGCACTCTTGCTGATGCACTGTTGGCTGCTCTGTTACACTGACAGCTTCTGCCACTTAcacccttttcttcctttttgttcAATAGGCCAATTTAGACTttggatttcttttcctttgctggGAAAACAACCATGCTGTGTTTCTATATGGGAGATCATCCACAGAGAGCTCTACCACCATCCTGGCAGTGGGCTCCCATCTTTGTAGGAAGGGGGACTTCCTAGCTGCTAATCACCCCACAGAGCACTtacaggaggaaaacaaagccaCTTTATCTGGGAAACCAAACAGGAACTGAAGCCTTTCCAACTCTGATCTGAACCCTGGCTGTGTATAAACCTGTCCAGCTCTATGGAGGTGAACTGGTACCATTTCCCCACTACACTTTtgccccctcccttccctccccagctgtgcaGTACTTACCTGGAGTGGTAGGACTGATGCCAAGGGGTGCCAAGCGTACCCTGAGATATTTGCATCATGCTGGGATCGGGCTGGTTCTCCGCGAGTTTGCTAGAATGCCAGGAGTGAGGTCGGCCTGGAGTTTCACTCCGCCTAGGTGAGAGCAGAAGGGGTTTGCACATCAGCAACAAGCCAGCTCTCCCCAGGAAGATGGATGTGAACTTAACACCACCATTTAAAACTGCTTGTGCTCATTTGTGCTTCCCTGCTGTGTTTCTGTCCATTCCAAGCAAGTCCCACAGTAACCACGTGTGAATGTCCCTACATTCCCACAACAGCTCCCTCTGGGATTTGCACAAATCACTGAATGCCATGAGGGGGTGGAAGACTGCAAAGGGACTTTTGATCTCTCCTCGGGGCTGCTAAAAATGCAGGATGAGACGTGACAACCAAGTGCCAGCAATGTGTGTCCCTCACATCCACCCTGAGCAGACAGCTGCCCCCGGGGTGTGTCCCCAGgcgtggcactggcacagctgcccttTGGTGCCTTCAGTCATCAGCACCAAGGCCGGTGTCTGTTAgccctgagggaaaaaaaccccactgacacCTTATTTAAAGCACAGAGTGGTGCAATGGAAAGTCAAAGCAGGGGATTAGGGATTGAGTCCCCTGAAGAGGCCACACAGACTCTCCTTTGCCCCAGCCTTTGGGCTTGTTCTTAATCCTCCTGCTGCTTTCCATGAGGGATGTCTCCCCTGCTCTAGCACTCCTTTCCACAGTTTCCCACTCTCTCCCTGGGAAagtgaggagcagccctggaccTGTGTCCTACTGACATGTGACCGCTTGCAGGACAATTCTGACTAAATAAATGCAAGAGGAGGATATGACACATCGTTAGTCTTTGTCTCACTGAAAAATCCACAGCACAGCATGTCCTGAACGCATCAGTACACAGATTAAAATGCCCTTGGCACACAGACACTGAGAGCACAGCCTAAGATTGGTAACAGGAACAGTACAGGAAAGTGCAAAAagttaaaaatgctttttagaGTCAGGTCCTTTCCTAGTATCAGTTAACATCAGCACCTGCTGATGTTGGACAGCATGGAAAAGCACAGGCAGAGAGTGAGAGGCAGAGCCATTTCTCCAGCATTTCTTCCATACAGATTTTATAAGTGCTGGGTTTTTCCTCATTGTCTGctaaaagaaggaagaaaaagggacATGCTTTTCTCTTTAACATCTGTTGTTGCAGGATTGTCTTAAGGGAAACTGGACTGGAGGTCTGCAAAGGACAAGCTGAACCCAAAACCACTTTACCTTTACGTGTGTAGGTGTGTTTAAGACAGAGCTCTTCTGCTAAGCTCCTTGCCCAGAAAACAAAGAACCTGGACACTGCCAGATGGGAAGTTGACAAAACTGTTTATTAAGAATAACTCACATTCTTACCTTTTCCTCTGCAGACATTTAAAGACTGTAAATACTTTAGTGCAGTACAAGCCATCAGCACCAGTTTTTTGCTTGGGAAAAGGAATGATCCTGTGCAAGGCATGTTATCCCTTGGTTTGGTCAGTAGAAACAGTGAGGGAGCTGTGTAGCCAATCATCTGAGCCACAGGTATTTTAACTCTTTTGTCTGATATCCTTGTAATAATACCACATGTGCACAGCTGTGAATTTTAATCACAAGACACATGGTACCAGCTTAGCAGCTCTGTGTGGGATAACCTTGCACTGTTTCCACACCTACCCTGTCTTGGAAATGTGACAGATCCTGACTGATCCCAGACAAACTGGCAGAGTGATACAACCTGCAAATGCAGCAGCTAATGCTGGACTTGAATGAAGACAAAAAAGAATTAGATCTTTAACTGGTATTACTTTGGGGCAGCTAAGTTGCCTGCAACAAAACCAGGAGCAACAGGTGACACTTTGGCACAGGAGGCTGTAGGATCTAAAAATGCagaattataataataataacaacaacaataacaaaccAACCTCATCACCTTATCTTTTACATATTCTGTACTGTACTTGTGAATGTGTCTGGACAGCCTTACTACTGAAAAATTATCCTCTTCAAATAACAGACTAAGTGATCCCTGTGTTGTAAATgccaaggctggaaaaggagaCTCCTGGTTCCTCATGGATACTTGCAGTGATCAGATAACCTGGGCATCCAAGTCAGGTTGGCATCATGACAAGTGCCTGGGAGCAAGATACCTGGAGAAGTCAGTGGGATGTGATGCAAGGCTGGCATCTGAATGGAGCTGTAACCCAGGCTACAGACCAGGTACTGCCAGCTCACACTGAAGACTGGAAAGTCAAAGGGAAAGGGATAgtttttcatctcatccagctGCTGCCATCTGGGAGCTCCCCGTTGCTATGCTGGCCCCAGTGTTTGCAGATGGAAACACACCCAGGCCAGCAGAGGCTCCTCAGTGGCAGTCTGGCACACTGGGAGCAGtctgggctgcagggaccaCATCCACATCTCTGAGGCCCTTCccaggaacagctctgcagctcacTCTTATTAGCAGGAGCTGAGTGTGCTCTTCTCTGTAATCTCTGGAGATTATCTTTATATTGCATGCAAAACAGGAATGGAACTTTACAGAGACACTTTGGCACTAACTCTACAGATGAATCAGCATCTGAGGCTTTCTTCAGAGTCTAACTGAAAGGTTATCTTCTCCTCAAGGTCACAAACTAAGAACAACCAGGAGAAAGTAGTCAGTCTGACTGCTGTTCTTCACGTACTGTTCCTTGCCACTTCTGGAGTACACATACAACCTGAGTGCTCTGCAGGTTCAAAAGTACCTCAAGCCCAGCATCCTTCAGGTGGTGCAGTCCATCTTCAACCAGAGCTAACAACCCAGCTTCTTCAAATTGCCATTTGCATTTTTTCCACATCCTTAGAAAGCTAATAAGTGAAAGCCAGAGAGGGATGTTGTGGCTGATTAACCAGCCACTCAGGGTCATCAGTGCCCCAATAAACTGATCTTTTTCTActcccacacagctcctggaGAGTTGTTTTCACCATTCTCACATCCATCAGAAACATCATCCAGGTGGCTAAAAAGAGAGAACTGTGAACAATGCTTCTTGTACCACTGACCTTGTGGTCACTTTTCTCTGTCCCCACAAGCTCCAAAcccttcctcagcagacacaAGGAATGCTGAAATAAAGACTGCaaaacttttcaaggaaagcagaatctacctgcagatccaggcaggagcagaggtcaCCAGGACACACCTCCATGACCTGAGGGCATGGCTCTGACTCGCAGCTGGTGTTCCTGTGTCCAGAGAAGATGGGATGGGGCAGAGAAGAGAGAAGGTCACTCTGCCATCACTTACAACCACAATCCCCATGGATGTGcttcccccagcagccctgcagccaggtgGCTGTGTGGGAGGTtgctggagctggaagggatGGGCATGGCTGGAAGGGAACAGCCATGGCCTAGCCTATCATGTGGGgagatgggaagggatgggggccctgcagcacagacccTTCTCCTGCAGGGGAAATGAAAGATTTGGATGCAAGTGCAGAGCTGGTGCCTCCTGGATCTGATCCCAGGCACTGAGTCACAAGTGAGAAAGCCAAGAGGGCAGCTGCCCATCCTTACCACGTCATCCTCACAGCAGTTGAGATTTCAAGCTGGTGATAATTCTAACCTAACAAAACCCACGTGGCAGGGGCACTACATCCTGAGCCATATCCTGTACATGCAGCAGCAGGATCTTTGTACATGGAGAGATCCTGATCCCAGCAATTCACCTGTACCCTCCTTCCAGGATGAGTGTGCACCTGCACCAACAGAAAGCAGAACAACCATCTGATTTCCCACTGGGACAGACCTGTCTCCAAGACAGACACTGCTAAAGGAGCGGGAGCATGACAAAGAGATGTTT
This window harbors:
- the SHROOM3 gene encoding protein Shroom3 isoform X1, encoding MMQISQGTLGTPWHQSYHSSSSTSDLSAYEHGYLRRSPDQYSSRGSMESLDHSSPAYHPCHLSPAKSTNSIDQLSHLHSKRDSAYSSFSTNSSIPEYPVAPSGKEHSCSPDSAQCRGGLPESMRQADIRYVRTVYDAQQRISQEYELKPSALLPGGDSRGHGRLHAFSRHNAASSWAQPAQGPSDSKSQPPLPPTRSDSYAAIRHHERPGSGTGLEPSKPGRGQPKGAWAPLINSLSQGPLLKPPFGEGHLHTVVEKSPESSPTMKAKQSFSQAAQPGQPLLPTGIYAVPSPEPHYAQVPRPSAGSTGTLYPALAKESGYSPALPASYDKAVASSTLALDENGNQSTTNRSTIFYQPPATERKHEAKLIQQKPPSAAGPELGLAVSQKEELLPLYKAAHSHRETTGTTQTSKPLFQGPQPQSRDASERKNHYQPKEDWTPGSQEEKNSNLQVNERDTGAAHPWGHSKAKQYGFSSLQNIPESSRRQSSSDLRETQPGEGYSSTRLSFRNSSSREEKDHREQGHRQWSDVDPQAFKRQEEEGTNMALFHAAEPKCKEPPSPQLPKPSDIGRNRLSSSSTQSFPYSKPEAGKPRCSVLEKVNKFEQREQSAPRPQSAGVPSFGQHYGPSRTSQPAGMRCSVHSPEDMRSKLPSEPGRGSSPSIRNGKLEEADWRPVELQMVASVKQARPSEYYGLCPENEVQIRAAQLPRSRSTFQLGGEPEKEILWKDNIQDAHGSHLDTSFNRAYRNSIKDAQSRVLRATSFRRISPPFGNTPKRVPQRPASAHVGMRSTAASPHTPKERHSITPTEGGFSSLEYARTQQVLRIGGRKRLTAEQKKRSYSEPEKMNEVGISDGEPSPFSFQKKSIHFIFPENTVADRRKIFERDGKASSTASLSKPELKQLQQNALADYIERKMGRRPSSQDMGLLRERSHSSYLQLAGPDSQSLSSASSMNSLQDQKLYRRRESMERISRTGRMSSTLPPGLIDCLDTSGDEKVPGRQDSLVTGQPKAERCRDHRPRSDLTKGTQTDLLGMQGQPRYRKQEQVFETPSTTRKSGKSVSVEDLLDRYDNQPVPVHVRSRSSPTADKKQQELLRRESSEFSPMVRDPCYVLSAGARSFSKKERSHSEKMAFTSYYPHPLHSTELVAGPGTLVESHKLSELSRPDSRTSAFFPAPTEARSHYPEQKQGFKPLFLNLTPSGPGHSSSNTPAQAPSDLQSTGDSQAPRQHHAKREAVPPEGSGSTQAQPLDADQDRSPETATEEMMWRRKAGLLHRSLPPKAAWAHSAKDSGYTRAMVSPPVAGPKPSQRWQSLPTQSSTSSDPETPSPQAVTQLRISESGLQLTPPPPLQDEEDDEVFVAPFSPPLPSRPLPELGSCASANGTEEFPPPAPPAEGNGAAGDKSSRLPEEASVSSFKSFHKTLAERETTGLGTSTSENNWPTPLKRTGSPSAVDQQHQSPASPEGPQSADRQPITQPEGNSREPALENASLDSGITSTAPPVKAKNKTPEDIKSEALAKEIVHKDKSLADILDPDSKMKTTMDLMEGIFPGGSSVLKENNMKRKMWQTQASRTAVAGDTREEREAPVTLVTCPAYYSVSAPKAELLNKIKDLPEEVGEEEELLDINEKKAELIGSLTHKLEILKEAKEGLLEDIKMNNALGEEVELLISTLCKPNEFDKYKMFIGDLDKVVNLLLSLSGRLARVENVLSSLGDNANSEERSSLNEKRKLLAGQHEDARELKENLDRRERLVLDILGNYLSEEQLQDYQHFVKMKSALLIEQRELDDKIKLGQEQLKCLMESLPTDFTPRDAAAAAALAAALATSSGAGGKTPPAASSSL